The sequence CTGTTGTGCCCTCATCACCTAAGAAGAGTCGTTTGAAAATCACGGTGGTCGGTTTAAAGCCCGGGCAAGCCCACATGATAAAAAATGACTTTAAACTGATTCAGTTAAATTTTGTCGCATCCAATTCTGGCAACAGCAGCCAACTCACAGCGCTTTCAAAGAGCAATGATCGTGTGATTTTTATGACTGACTTCATCAGCCATAAGTCCGTTGATGTGGTTCGCGCTGCCAACGGACGTTTTATTTATCTGGCTGGCGGCATGACTGCTCTGCGGGAAAAACTGCACGGATTAAACCGAGAGCACCTCGCCTCAGCTGAAATTTGTGATGATTCAACCCCCCCTCCTTCATCACGATGAACCTGAACGAACGTTACCTGCGCCCCGGCACGCTGCAATTGGGCGCACCACCGCCGCTGTCGGTGTACGTGCATTTGCCGTGGTGCTTACAAAAGTGCCCGTATTGCGACTTCAACTCGCATGAATTCACCCGCAACAGCACCGAACGCGCACTGCCAAGCGATGTGGAAGCCCGCTATCTGGACGCCCTGCGCGCCGACCTCGAAACCAGCCTGCCACTGGTGTGGGGGCGCAGCGTGCATTCGGTGTTCATCGGGGGCGGCACGCCGAGTTTGTTTTCGCCCGAAGGCATTGGCCGGCTGATCTCCGACCTGCGCTTGCTGCTGCCGCTGCAACCCGGCTGCGAAGTCACGCTGGAAGCCAACCCTGGCACGTTCGAGCGCGAGCGCTTCCGCGCTTTCCATGCGGCGGGGGTGACACGCTTGTCCATCGGCGTCCAAAGTTTTGACGATGCCAAGCTGCGCGCTTTGGGCCGTGTCCATGATCGGGCCCAAGCCATCGCCGCCGTGGAGGAAGCCGCCCGCACCTTCGACACCTTCAACCTCGATCTGATGTACGCCTTGCCCGGCCAAAGCCTGGCCGAGTTGACCGAGGATGTGCGCACCGCGCTGGCGTTCGCGCCGCCGCACCTGTCGCTGTACCACCTGACGCTGGAGCCGAACACACGCTTCGCCCGGCAGCCACCGCCGGCCCTGCCCGATGACGACCAAAGCGCCGAGATGCTCGATGCCCTGGTGGCCCTCACCGCCGAAACTGGGCTGGAGCGCTACGAGGTGTCGGCTTACGCACGGGCGGGGCATCGCTGCACGCACAACCTCAATTACTGGCAGTTTGGGGACTATCTCGGCCTGGGTGCTGGGGCGCATGGCAAGCTGAGTTTTCCGCACCGTGTCATCCGACAAGTGAAGTGGCGCGAACCGGCCAGCTACATGCGTGAAGCGCTCGCCGGCAACGCTTGCTCCAATGAGGAAGAAGTCAGCCGCAAAGCGTTGCCGTTCGAGTTCATGCTCAACACGCTGCGTCTGAAGGACGGTTTCGACGTCGCGCTGTTCACCGAACGCACCGGCCTGCCCCCCTCGGCCATCGCGGCGGGCGTGCGCACGGCGCAAGACAAAGGCTTGCTCGAAGTGTGCGAAACCCCCACTGGCCGCCAGATTCGCCCCACCGCTCGGGGCTTCGATTTCCTCAGCGACTTGCAGGAAATTTTTCTTTGATGCCCGTCACCCATGAGCTCAACCGACCTCCAAGCCCCCGTGACCACCCCCACTCCGTTTGAACGTTTGGGAGGCGAGCCAGGCGTGCGCACCCTGGTGGATCGTTTTTACGATCTGATGGATTTGGAACCCGCGTATGCCCGGCTGCGCGAAGTCCACGGCAGCACGCTGGACGATGCACGGGACAAACTGTTCTGGTTCCTCTGCGGCTGGCTCGGAGGCCCGAACCACTACATCGAGCGTTTTGGTCATCCGCGTTTGCGGGCGCGGCATTTGCCGTTTCCCATCGCCTCGGTGGAGCGTGACCAGTGGCTGGCTTGCATGTACCAAGCGATGGAGGAGGTTCAGGTCGATCCCGAACTGCGCGCCCGCCTGGAGCGCTCGTTCTTCGACACCGCCGACTGGATGCGCAACCGCGCCGGCTGAAACCGCTTCAGCGCAACTGCTCGGCCACCTGCGCCCAAATTTGAGGTGGGATGCGCCCTTCCACGCTGGTCACCACACGCCCCTCCGGGTTGAGCAGCACGGAGAACGGCAAGGTGGTCGGGCGCGACAACGGCAAGCTGTCTCGATAAGCCGCATCACGCCGCCACAGCACGGTGGCGGGGGAGCCCCCGCGCTGGGTCATGCCCACCATCTGCCAGTAACTTTGGGCGCTGGCAAGCTGCTTGTCCATCTGCACGTACACCACGGAAAAGCGCTGGCCCTGCCAAGCCTCCGCACGCCGGCGCAAATCGGCCATTTTGTCGAGGCACACGGCGCAATCGGTGGCCCAGTAATGGATCAGCACCACCCGGCCACGCAGCAGGCTCAAGCCAAACACCTGCCCCTGCAAGGTCAACCCCCGCAAGGTGAAACCACTGCCAATCGGCACGGGCAAGGCTGCGCTGGGCTGGGTGCGTGGTTCGGCAACGGCCGGTTTGGGCACCACCCGGGGCACGGTGCGGGTCTGTGCCCCTGCCATCGGCAGCCCGAGTGCCAACACGACAGCCCAGAAACAACGGAAGAAATGCGTCATGGGTGCAAGCATGTCTCATCTTGAGCGCGATGAACGCACTCCCCCACGCTCGCAGGCGTCATACACCTGCTGGATGGCGAAACGCCGGGCGTGCCTGTGGATGTCCATGCACCCGGCTGCCCAGCAACACAATCAACGCCCCAGCCCCCCCTTGCGGGCCGCTGGCCTGGGTAAAAGCAATCACCTCCTGACGCTGCGCCAACCAGCGCTGCACCTTGGCTTTCAAGACGGGCTCTCGCCCCGGTGAGCCCAATCCCTTGCCATGGACAACGCGCAAGCAGCGGCGGTGATGTTGATGCGCTTGAAGGATAAAGGCACTCAGGGTGTCTCGCGCCTCGTCGCGACGCAAGCCGTGTAAATCCAACTCCCCCTGAATGGCCCAATGGCCACGCCGAAGCTTGGTCAACACATCCAAGCCGATGCTGGCGCGGCGAAAGCTCAACCCGTCGTCGGTCAGCAGCAGCGTCTCAACATCCACCTCGTCGCTCAGGGCTTCGCGCAGCGCGGCTTGTTCGTCTAACAAGCGTTGACGTGCCTCCGGCTCGGGGCGA is a genomic window of Vitreoscilla filiformis containing:
- the hemW gene encoding radical SAM family heme chaperone HemW — protein: MNLNERYLRPGTLQLGAPPPLSVYVHLPWCLQKCPYCDFNSHEFTRNSTERALPSDVEARYLDALRADLETSLPLVWGRSVHSVFIGGGTPSLFSPEGIGRLISDLRLLLPLQPGCEVTLEANPGTFERERFRAFHAAGVTRLSIGVQSFDDAKLRALGRVHDRAQAIAAVEEAARTFDTFNLDLMYALPGQSLAELTEDVRTALAFAPPHLSLYHLTLEPNTRFARQPPPALPDDDQSAEMLDALVALTAETGLERYEVSAYARAGHRCTHNLNYWQFGDYLGLGAGAHGKLSFPHRVIRQVKWREPASYMREALAGNACSNEEEVSRKALPFEFMLNTLRLKDGFDVALFTERTGLPPSAIAAGVRTAQDKGLLEVCETPTGRQIRPTARGFDFLSDLQEIFL
- a CDS encoding group II truncated hemoglobin — protein: MSSTDLQAPVTTPTPFERLGGEPGVRTLVDRFYDLMDLEPAYARLREVHGSTLDDARDKLFWFLCGWLGGPNHYIERFGHPRLRARHLPFPIASVERDQWLACMYQAMEEVQVDPELRARLERSFFDTADWMRNRAG
- a CDS encoding TlpA family protein disulfide reductase produces the protein MLAPMTHFFRCFWAVVLALGLPMAGAQTRTVPRVVPKPAVAEPRTQPSAALPVPIGSGFTLRGLTLQGQVFGLSLLRGRVVLIHYWATDCAVCLDKMADLRRRAEAWQGQRFSVVYVQMDKQLASAQSYWQMVGMTQRGGSPATVLWRRDAAYRDSLPLSRPTTLPFSVLLNPEGRVVTSVEGRIPPQIWAQVAEQLR
- a CDS encoding Smr/MutS family protein translates to MTKAPLRSLPLSAGGVHRQTPAAQPAPSHRGHSLKDLGQLRTALRQKAAEEAAHRARVAAAAQQCERERVLFAQAVGPVTRLRDRGLADVQTPRPEPEARQRLLDEQAALREALSDEVDVETLLLTDDGLSFRRASIGLDVLTKLRRGHWAIQGELDLHGLRRDEARDTLSAFILQAHQHHRRCLRVVHGKGLGSPGREPVLKAKVQRWLAQRQEVIAFTQASGPQGGAGALIVLLGSRVHGHPQARPAFRHPAGV